The proteins below are encoded in one region of Thermococcus sp.:
- a CDS encoding ASCH domain-containing protein, which yields MKRKSVQIRKFMLIDSAYKSRVLRGDKVTTIRYGDYEARPGSEVYLVVTPSDTAIAKVRITHVEKKKVRDLTNEDAKLDGFSDVKELLRELNRIYGELYGDDEVTIIGFEVIKRFEDGIPLKWLKGLNYREPAEIARLYLENREKLNLNRETDFIMRRIYNEGLGKAVRTFGPKKVQQALLKTYHALYAAGVI from the coding sequence TTGAAGAGGAAGAGCGTCCAGATAAGGAAGTTCATGCTGATTGACTCGGCCTACAAGTCGAGGGTCCTCCGGGGAGACAAGGTCACCACGATACGCTACGGGGACTACGAGGCTAGGCCGGGGAGCGAGGTCTACCTCGTCGTGACCCCCAGCGACACCGCCATAGCGAAGGTCAGGATAACCCACGTTGAAAAGAAGAAGGTCAGGGATCTGACCAATGAAGACGCCAAACTCGACGGCTTCTCCGATGTTAAAGAGCTCCTTCGTGAGCTAAACAGAATATACGGCGAACTCTACGGCGACGACGAGGTTACTATCATTGGTTTCGAAGTCATAAAGCGCTTCGAGGACGGGATTCCCCTCAAATGGCTCAAGGGACTCAACTACCGCGAGCCGGCTGAAATAGCGCGCCTCTACCTTGAAAACCGGGAGAAACTCAACCTCAACCGCGAGACGGACTTCATAATGCGCCGCATCTACAACGAGGGCCTTGGGAAAGCCGTGAGAACCTTCGGGCCGAAAAAAGTTCAGCAGGCGCTCCTCAAGACCTACCACGCCCTCTACGCGGCGGGGGTCATCTAA
- a CDS encoding COG2426 family protein, giving the protein MNSFLEVFLLSLIPTFEGRYAIVYGIGMGYPLWETLLAASLGVLTLSLFLPAVLPHIDRFMLWLEKTPLRKVAHLYLYYIERVRRKAHPYVEKWGFIGLTIFVAIPLPGTGVWTGALAAYLLAIEKKQTVPALILGGLLSMAITLGPALGLFG; this is encoded by the coding sequence ATGAACAGCTTTCTTGAGGTTTTCCTCCTCTCGCTGATACCGACCTTCGAAGGAAGGTACGCGATAGTCTACGGCATAGGTATGGGCTATCCCCTCTGGGAGACGCTTTTAGCGGCTTCCCTCGGCGTCCTGACGCTCTCGCTTTTCCTCCCCGCGGTTTTGCCCCACATAGACCGCTTTATGCTCTGGCTCGAAAAAACGCCCCTGCGTAAGGTGGCGCACCTCTACCTTTACTACATCGAGCGCGTCAGGAGGAAGGCTCATCCCTACGTCGAGAAGTGGGGCTTCATCGGGCTGACGATATTCGTGGCTATCCCGCTCCCGGGAACCGGCGTCTGGACCGGCGCTCTGGCGGCCTACCTGCTTGCCATAGAAAAGAAACAGACGGTTCCAGCTCTGATCCTCGGCGGTCTTCTGAGCATGGCGATAACTCTGGGGCCGGCATTGGGGCTGTTTGGGTGA
- a CDS encoding phosphatase PAP2 family protein — MKRFKLGNDFIALTVVLFVILSLQALGAFRGVNEWVNLALPMIDTPLMNFLTALGGDVFLALFVAFALLTEWRESGRVSRNTLVFILAVAVGLAAVGALKFLFAEPRPRPYGPGIGGYAFPSGHTFRAAIIAAYASDRWKRYAPIAWAYAVGIALTRLFLHYHWFSDVLFSLLFAPWLYLLLKSLLGVDSE, encoded by the coding sequence ATGAAGCGGTTCAAACTCGGGAACGATTTCATCGCCCTCACAGTGGTCCTCTTTGTGATCCTCTCCCTCCAGGCACTCGGGGCCTTCAGGGGGGTAAACGAGTGGGTTAACTTGGCCCTTCCGATGATAGACACTCCTCTGATGAACTTTCTGACGGCACTTGGGGGCGACGTATTCCTGGCGCTCTTCGTGGCCTTTGCCCTCCTGACCGAGTGGAGGGAGAGCGGCAGGGTTTCCCGGAACACGCTGGTTTTCATCCTCGCCGTTGCCGTCGGCCTTGCCGCCGTTGGTGCACTTAAGTTTCTCTTTGCAGAACCCAGGCCGAGACCATACGGGCCAGGAATAGGGGGCTACGCCTTTCCCTCCGGCCATACCTTCAGGGCAGCGATAATAGCGGCCTACGCCTCCGACCGCTGGAAGAGGTACGCCCCAATCGCGTGGGCCTACGCAGTTGGAATTGCTCTCACAAGGCTCTTCCTTCACTATCACTGGTTCAGCGACGTCCTCTTCAGCCTGCTCTTCGCCCCCTGGCTCTACCTCCTGCTGAAATCGCTCCTCGGGGTGGACTCGGAATGA